The Flavobacterium psychrotrophum region AAAAAAATACCACATCAAACATTTGGAAAGCTAAGGCCCTATCTCGACAATTTAAATTATTCCGCGCAATGGATGTGCACAGAAGTTACCGTGCTACGCAAGCTGATGTCTGAAAAGCATTTAGGCTTCAAAGAATCATTTAAAATTCCGTTACAGCTTTAATAACAATAAATCCTGCTACATCACATAACAGGATTTTTTTTTGCTTCATCCAAGGGTCTTTAGTCATACGTGATGACCTGATTGCTGTCAGTAGTATTAATGCTGCATGGTTAAGGCTGCCCCGCACCACCTGCAGCCCCGTAAATCTGCCCCGTTGCATAACTGGCATCGCTTGCGGCAAGCTGCACATATATAGAGGCTAATTCCACCGGCTGGCCCGGCCTGCCCATCGGTGTATCGCCACCAAATCCTTTTAGTTTTTCCATTGTAGCCCCGCCGCTAACCTGCAGTGGTGTCCATATTGGTCCAGGTGCAACGCCATTAACCCTGATGCCTTTTGGGCCAAGCTGTTTGGCCAGCGATTTAATATAATTCGTTGTAGCGGCCTTGGTCTGGGCATAATCATACAGGTCTTCACTTGGGTCTGTTGCCTGTACGGAACTCGTACCAATTATTGAGGCACCCGCTTTCAGGTGTGGCAATGCGGCCTTGATGATCCAGAAGGGCGCGTAGATGTTCGTTTTGATAGTAGCATCAAAAGCTTCTGAGGTAATATCCAGTATCGATTTCTGCGTTTGCTGCCTTGCGGCATTATTCACTAAAATATCCAGCCCGCCCAAAGCCTTAACCGCTTCATCGACAAGCTTTTTGCAAAATGCCTCATCCCGCAGATCTCCGGGAATCGCTACTGCCTTGCGCCCTTCAGCCTTTATCAGCGCAATGACTTCCTTAGCATCTTCTTCCTCGGTGGGATAATAGTTGATCGCTACATCAGCACCTTCCCGGGCATAGGCAATGGCGGCTGCCCTTCCCATACCGGAATCCCCACCGGTAATCAGAGCCTTACGCCCTTTTAACCTGCCCGAACCCTTATAGCTTTTCTCGCCATGATCCGGGCGGGGGTCCATCTTACTTACCAGTCCCGGCCATTCCTGCTTTTGCTCCTTAAAAGGTGGCCTAACGTATTTTGTGGTGGGATCTTCCAGTCCTGGGGCAGGAGTAAAATCCCCACTGCCTAAACCCTCCGCCATAGCCGGGCTAATTACTGTGGTAGCCAGCACGGCACCGATGCTTCCGAGAGCCTTACGTCGGCTCATTGTGTTGTCTTCACTCATAACATTCTGATTTAAATTCCTAAAACTTAAAGTTATCACTCGCAATCCGGTACTCTTTTAAAAAAGGGTTAAATGTTGCCTAAAGTATTTGCCATGTATTTGTTAGGATAATTTTTACAGTGTTGGAACGATTGAAAAACGTTAATTATCAAAACTTTATAATTTGCACAAGAAAACATTTTTATCTCAAATGGTAACTTGTATAATTCAAATTGATACTATAAACCAATTAAAAATTCTTCATATGAAAGCAGCTGTTATCCACGGACCGGGCTCGATTAAATGCGATACCATTGACGACCCAAAACTTCAAAATCCTGACGATATTATTTTAAAAGTTACTACCACGGCAATTTGCGGCTCCGACCTGCATATTTATTCCGGCGGTATACCACAGCCCCGCCCCATGGTATTGGGGCATGAATTTATGGGTATTATCGAAGAAGTAGGCAAAAACGTTACCCACCTTAAACGTGGCGACCGGGTGGTTGTGCCTTTTCCTGTGGCTTGCGGCTCATGTTTCTTTTGTAACCATGAACTGCCGGGGCATTGTGAACACAGCAACCCGGAACATTATGGCCCTGAAGGCGGCCTGCTGACCGAAAAAGGCGGTGCACTCTTTGGCTATACCGACCTGTATGGCGGTTATGACGGCGGGCAGGCACAATATGTACGCGTGCCGTATGCTAATTTTGGGCCACGCGTTGTGCCGGATAACCTGACTGATGAGCAGGCCTTGTTCCTCACCGACATCTTTCCTACCGGATATACAGGTATAGACTGGGGCGAGGTTAAGGGCGGTGAGACCGTTGCTATTTTTGGCTCAGGCCCCGTAGGGATTATGGCGGCTAAAAGTGCCTGGCTGCGCGGCGCAGGCAGGGTGGTAATTGTAGATACGGTACAGTACCGCCTGGATAAGGCAAAGGCAACCGCAGGCTGCGAAACTATTCTTTGGGAAGATGGCGCTAAAGATGTTATTGCCCAGATACGCGATATGACCCAGGGCCGTGGCGCCGATGTATGTGTTGACGCTGTAGGTTTTGAGCCGGACCGTAGTTTTCTGGACAGGGCTAAGGCAGTTATCAACCTTGAGAAAGGTTCGGTTAAGGTGCTGGAGGCCTGTATGAGCGCCGTACGCCGTGGCGGTATAGTCTCAGTACTGGGTGTATACCCCACTTATTATGATAATTTCCCGGTAGGCCAGTTCTTCGACAAAGGCATCATACTTAAAGGCGGGCAGGCTCCGGCCCACAAGCATATCGATAAATTGTTGAGCTATGTAACCGAAGGTAAGGTGGTACTTGATGATATCATCACCCACAGGCTACCCCTGACTGAGATATCGCATGCTTATGATATCTTCAACAAAAAAGAAGACGGCTGCGTTAAGGTAGTGCTGGATCCCTGGGCCTAAATTTTATTAAAAACAAAATAGATCCAACAACTGTAAATTAAAACAATAAACTATGTCAAACAATCAAAACTATGCACTTATTACAGGTGCTACCAGCGGTATAGGCTTCGAACTCGCCAAGCTTTTTGCAAAAGATAATTACAATCTCGTTATTGTAGCCCGCAGTCAGGGCGAACTGGAAAGCAAAGCAGAGGAATTTAGATCGCAATACGGTGTAGAGGTAATAACTATTGCAAAAGACCTTTTTAAAAGGGAGGAAGCATTTGCCCTTTGCCAGGAGGTTACAGCGAAAGGCATTCAGGTAGATGTTTTGGTTAATAATGCCGGCCAGGGGGCATATGGCCTATTCCAGGATAATGACATTGAAAAGGAATTGGGGATTACTGACCTTAACATCGCTTCGCTGCTTATCATTACCAAGCACTTTGTAAAGGAAATGACGGCGCGCAACAGTGGCAAAATATTAAACCTTGCCTCTATAGCCAGCGAAGTACCCGGCCCATGGCAGGCGGTGTACCATGCTACAAAGGCTTTTGTACTCTCCTTCTCGGAGGCGTTGCGTTCAGAATTGAAAGATACCGAAATTACGGTTACTGCCCTGCAACCGGGCGCTACCGATACCGACTTCTTTAATAAGGCCGGTATGACCGACAGTAAAGCCGTGCAGGATAAAGATTCACTATCGAACCCTGCCGATGTAGCCAGGGATGGTTACGAAGCGCTAATGGCCGGTAAAGACAAAGTAGTTTCAGGGTTTAAGAATAAAGTCCAGATAGCCTTAGGTAATATAACGCCGGACACCATGCTCGCTGACCAGATGAACAAACAGCAGGAACCTGTAGATAAATAAAAATGAGAAGATGCCCGGGCCTAAAATCCGGGCTTTTTTAAACCATTAAACGTAAATCTTACTATGTTACCAAAAGTTTTGTCTCCAAAACAGCATGGAATTACTGATTGGGGTTTTGTAGCCGGATTGTTCATAATACCGGAAGTGATGAACGTGAATCCGAAGGCGAAAAGGTTGTAATGGATTATGTTATAATGTTGTGGCTGTTAATGGTTCAACCGATCACGGAGCGGGCTTTAAACCGGTTATCTCCATGAAGACGCACCAAAAGCTGGACTATGCCAACCTGGCTTTGCTTTACGGAATGTTTGCTGCAAAAAGAATCCAAAAAGATCGAAAGGCTCTTGCCTTTCATATAGTGCTGAGCGCATTAGCGACAGTAAATGTGCTTTTAACGGATTATGATAAAACCTACTATGCTATTTAGCAAATTTATCATTTTAGCGATACGTATGAGGTACAATAGTCGGGGTGCAGTATTAGCATAACCTATATTTTGAGTCAACTGATGCTACTTCAAGCTAAAGTTATGATAAATCAAGTTTGTATTTGCTGTAATCAAGCTAACTTTAATTGAATTATAGCAGTTAACATCATGGCTTTAGACAAATACAATCAGAAACGCGATGCGTCCAAAACACCGGAGCCTTTCGGCGGCAATAGCAGCGATAACCAATTGAGATTCGTTATCCAAAAGCATGCAGCGTCGCATTTACACTACGATTTCCGCCTGGAAATGGAAGGCGTGCTTAAAAGCTGGGCAGTACCTAAGGGACCGTCTTTGGATCCTGAGGTAAAACGCCTTGCCATGATGGTGGAAGACCATCCTTACGACTATCGCACTTTTGAAGGTATTATACCCCAGGGTGAATACGGGGGTGGCACTGTTATCGTATGGGATGAAGGTACTTACGAGCCTTTGGAATCCGAAGCTACAGATAAGAAGATGCAGGAAAAAGAACTCCTACACGGCCTTCATAGCGGCAAGGTCAAATTCAACATGAAAGGCAAAAAACTTAAAGGGGACTTTGCGCTTATTAAAGCGCACGGCCGTGGCGAGAACGGCTGGCTGCTCATGAAGCTGGATGACAAATACGCGACCACTGAAGACGTCACTAAAAAAGATAAATCCGTCATCTCAAAGAAAACCCTTGAGCAGGTAAGCGCAACCAGCACAAATATCTACGGTGAAAAGCCTGCGGAACCACAGCAGGATACGCTAAAGAAGAAAGTAGCAAAACGAGAAGTTAAGCAGGAAGAAAGTAAAATCAGTGCTGACATGCTATTGAAAAACAGCAAGCGCAGCAAAATGCCGGATAAAATAAAACCCATGCTGGCGACACTTGTGAATGAGCCTTTTGATGACCCGGACTGGACCTATGAGGTGAAGTGGGACGGCTACAGGTCCATTGCATACATCAATAAAGGTAGTGTGGAACTATCTTCACGCAACAATAAATCGTTTACCGAAAAATACTACCCACTGGTAAACACTATGAAGGAATGGACAGTCAATGCCGTCCTTGATGGTGAAATTTTAGTAATTGGCAAGGATGGCAAGGCTAATTTCGGCGCCTTGCAGAACTGGCGTAGTGAAGCCGACGGCGACCTGGTATACTATGCCTTTGACCTCTTATGGTACGAAGGGAAAGATATTATGGGGCTGCCGCTGTCCGAAAGGCAGGCCATCCTTAAAGAAATACTGCCGACGAACGATGACCATGTCCGCTTAAGCCAGGTCTTTACCGCAAGCGGGCTGGAATTCTTTGAAGCGGCAAAGCAAATGCAGCTTGAAGGCATTATGGCCAAGAAATCCAGCAGTACCTATCATCCCGATGCGCGCTCTAAAGAATGGCTGAAAGTAAAAGTGAACCAACGGCAGGAAGTGGTTATCGGGGGCTTTACCAAAAATGAAGGCTCATCCAAAACGTTCAGTTCGCTACTGCTGGGTGTTTACCAAAACGGTAAGCTGGAATATGTCGGAAAAGTCGGTACGGGATTTAACGCGAAGAAGCAAAAGGAAATGATGGAGCAGTTCAAACCGCTCATCACGGATTCCATTCCATTTTCCGCGGAGCCGGATGTTAATAAGCCTTCCCGTTTCAGGCCTAACCCTCCTAAAGCAAAAGCAACCTGGTTAAAGCCGGAACTGGTATGCGAAGTCAGTTTCGCGGAAGTAACTTCCGACGGGGTTTTCAGGCATCCATCCTTTGAAGGTATGCGTGATGACAAAAAGGCTAAAGAAGTTGTAAGGGAGACTGCTACTGCTACTGAAGCTGTAACAAAAGCTTCTAATGATAGCCCGGCAAATACTAAAACAAAATTGGTAGCAGCGCCAAAACGTGGCGGTAAACAAACACTTTTAAACCCAACGGAAGAAACCCAGGTTAAAAAAGTGAATGGGCACGACCTTAAATTTAGTAACCTCAGCAAAGTGTACTGGCCTGAGGAGGGCTATACCAAACGCGATATGTTTAATTACTATTATCAGGTAGCCGAATTTATATTGCCTTATTTAAAAGACCGCCCTGTATCATTAAACCGGTATCCCGGTGGTATCCATGGCAAGAGTTTTTACCAAAAAGATGTAAAAGGCAAAGCACCGGAGTGGGCAAATACTTTTCCGTACCATACCAGTGATGGGGAGGATAAGGAATTTTTGGTAGGTGATAATGAAGCAACATTGCTATGGATGGCATCCCTGGGCTGCATTGAAATGAACCCCTGGTTCAGCCGTACCGCGCATCCGGACAATCCCGACTACTGTGTTATTGATCTCGACCCCTCAGACACAACCACTTTTGAACAGGTCATACAAGCTGCCCAGGAAGTAAAGAAAGTATTGGATGCCATAGACGTAGTCAGCTATGTAAAAACCTCCGGATCAACAGGTATCCACATTTATATCCCTCTGGGTGCAAAATACACTTATAATCAGTCTCAGATGTTTGCCCGGCTGCTCGTTTCCATTGTGCATGAGAGGCTCCCAGGTTTTACTTCGCTTGAAAGAAAAATAAAAGACCGCGATGGTAAAATGTACTTAGACTTTTTGCAGAACAGGCCTGGCGCAACCATTGCCTGTGCTTATTCGTTACGGCCAAAGGTGGGCGCAACGGTTTCCATGCCGTTACATTGGGATGAAGTAAAGAAAGGACTAACGATGAAAGATTTTACTATCTCTAATGCACTCGCCCGTATTAAAAGTGAAGGCGACCTTTTTAAAGGCACGCTTGGAAAAGGTATAGAGATGGAAAAAGCACTCGAGAAAGCGCAAACAGTGTTTTATTAAAAACCGAACGATTCCCAATGCTAACGTTCTTATACCATAACCTTAAGAAATATTGGGTATGTATTGGAAAAAGTCCGAAATAAATCGGGTCACCGCCTGTAAGGCCAAAACGAGGAGCCAAGCGTCTATCTTTTAATTAAATGCACGAAAATGAAATTATCCATTAAAGCAGAGAAACTGTCACGGGCCTTTAAAAAGTATCACGTTCAGGGGCTGCCTTTCGCGGCTTCATTCAATGAATTTAGCGCTCCGGATACTGGTGATCCGCACGACCATCCATTTGATTTCATTACCCATATTTTAAGCGGTGGATATACGGAACGAAACTATTCAATAAATGAGCTTGGCGACGTCGATATTACTGATATTGAACGAAAAACCGGTACATCACATTACGTCAAAGCGACTGACATCCATCAGATTATTGACCTGCCGACGGAACATTGTGTAACGTTGATGATCCCGCAATCCGGTCATGTAAAGCCTACCTATTTTTATCGTTTTATCGACGGGAAGGCGTACCGAAGGTTGTGGAATAAACGCAAATTCCTGCCGGTTGAAAGTTGATTAATTTCACAGTAAGCTTTACCGTATCCATCGACTATTTGTAGATTGGTCCTGATTGGGTAAAACACATTAATTTCGTAACGCAATCTTTGGCGTTTACCAGGCAAATTTTATGTAAAGCGCGAAGCGCTGCCTGATCGTTAGTAAGCCCGAATTTTGATATAAATTCCTTTTTGAAGCTCTGGAATTCTTCTTCAATTCTACGCAGGCCCACATCCAACTTATATATCTTATACTCTTTTACATTGGCCTCCTCCTGTAAAATACGGTCTACCTTTAAACCACATTCACTTCTCGCAATATTTAATAGCTCTCTATCCATCGTGCCAATTTTAGAAAGATAAAATTTACAAAATAAGTTGAAAAGGATCAAACATTTTGACACTATTTTAAGAAAATACACATCGCTAATTAATTAATAATGAGTAATTAGCTTTCTCCACACCCTGATTTAAGAGATGCTAAAATTTTTATAAATAGGAATTTCATTAATGAATTATATAATAATTTTATTTACGCTTAGTGATAGGGTGTGATAACCTTCAGGTAGCGAATAGGAATAGGATCTATTTAAATCGTAAAGATATGCCATCAGAAATAGTATTACAATGTGCAGAGGCCATTGCCTCAAAAGGCCTGAACATTGCTTTTGTTGAAAGCGCAACCGCTGGCCGCATGTGTTCAGAGTTTTCTTTATCGCCAAGGTCAGGAGACATTCTCCGCGGCGGCATCTCCTGCTATGAGGTATTTATAAAAGAAAACATTCTTAAAGTGCCCCACGACCTTATAAAAAGGTATACGCCGGAATCTGCCGAGGTAACTGCTTCACTAGCCGAACATGCGTCTAAACTTTTTAAGACGGATTTTACCGTAGCTGTTACGGGGCTTACTACGCCGGGAGGTAGTGAAACCAATGAAAAACCGGTGGGAACGATGTTCATCTATATTCTCTCACGGTATGGATACATAGCTGATCGAACGGTTTACAGCGGAACTCCTGAAGAAATAGTGTTACAAACTATTGATAGGGCGGCTAAACTTCTTATCGAATATATAAACGAAACGTAACGATAGTTACTATAAGTAAGCGGAGAATCGAAAGGCTGTTAAACTAAAGCTAATTAAGAGTATTTTACAAATTACTGATTATCAGTACTGTAAATTTATAGTATAACCACTTAAAAACTTTACATTATGCCAAATTCATCAAAACAGGGAAGCGACGGCAGGGGACAGAGAATTGTGCCTGCCAAATCCTCAGCAGCTGAAGGATTAAAAGAGTTATTTATTGACGAATTAAAAGACATTATCTATGCGGAAAGGGCGCTGGTAAAGGCACTTCCAAAAATGGCTAACAATGCTTTTGATGCTAAACTAAAAAGTGCCATCGAAGAACACGTTGCGGTAACCGAACGCCAGGTCGAACGACTGACACAGGTATTTGAAATACTGGGAGAATCGAACAGGGGAAAAAAATGCGATGCCATGGAAGGCTTGATCAAAGAAGGTGAATCCATCCTTGAAGATACCGAACCGGGGCCTGTACGTGATGCCGGAATCATTTCAGCCTCACAAAAAATTGAGCACTACGAAATTGCCTCGTATGGTACGCTGATCGCTTTTGCAAAAATATTGGGCGAAGAAGAAATCGCTGCCCTGCTGCTTGAAACGCTGGAAGAAGAAAAAGACGCTGACAACATCCTGACCGATGCAGCATACAACAGCATCAATCTCGAAGCGGCTGAAGAAGATCAGGCATAATAAGAACCTACAATCCCCGTCATATCCGGCGGGGAATTTTCAAGTCTTTAATTATTAATCAGAAAATAGTATGTGTAGACAATTACTGTTAACCGGCACCTTACTGCTGCTAAGCCTGCACGGGGCCTTTGCTCAACGCGGAATCCCGCCTAAAGAAGTAACTACCACAACCCACACCACAAAATATGCGGAACACCTGGATTTTTTGCCGGAGATGGTTAAGCTGCTGAAAGTACCCGACGGATGGAACGTTAGTGTTGCCGCATCAGGTTTAGGCAAACCGCGGATGCTTTATCTGGGACCTAATGGCGAACTGTACATTACCCGAAGGGATGCAGGTGATGTCTTATTACTTAAGGACACCAATGGTGATAATAAATTTGAGGAAGTAAGCACAGTTGTTGCTGAATTTAAAGGCGTGCACGGCATTACCATAAAAGACGGCTGGCTATACCTGTGCAACAACAATGAGCTTCGCCGCTACAAGTTAAACAGTGATGGAACCGTTGGGGTAAAAGAAATGCTGTTTAAAGACATGCCCAGCGCCGGGCAGCACCCCAATCGAACCATGGATTTTGGGCCCGACGGAATGCTATATATTTCCATAGGAACGCTTTGCAACGATTGTAAAGAATCGGATAAAGAAGCTGCCACGCTGGTACAGGTTGACCCTGTTACCTGGAAAAGGACGATCTATGCTTCAGGCCTTAGAAATATGATCGGTTTTGATTTTCATCCGCAAACCAAAGAACTCTGGGGTGCCGACAATGGCGGAGACGCGAAAGGAGATAATTGGCCACCTGAAGAGATTAACCAAATAGTGAAAGGTAAAAATTACGGTTATCCGTTTGCTTATGGTAAGAAAGAGGTTGATGAAAGCCGTGAAGACCCTGCCGGAAACAGCAAAAAAGAATGGGTTAAAAATACAGAAGGCTCCGTGCTCGAACTTCAGGCGCACATGGCCCCAATTGCATTTGAGTTTTTTGGTACGGGATCTGGGACACCTGCCGGATATACCGGAGATGCCCTGGTGTGCTGGCATGGCTCATGGAACAGGGATAAGCCTGTAGGGTTTAAGGTCCAAAGGATCAATTTTGAAAACGGCGTTGCTGTAAGTGCTGACGATTTTTTAACCGGCTTCCTTCAGGGCAAGACCCGTTTTGGCCGTCCGGCAGGAGCCGCCATTACCGATGCGGGAGTGGTATACATCTCAGATGATGCCAACGGAGTGCTCTATTGTGTTAAACCCAACTAAGACCTTTATTATGAAAAAAATACTATACTGTTTTTTATTTGCCGGCTGCGCCGCTGTAATACCGTCTGAACCTACGGCACGGCTAGAATTCAGCGCCCCTGATAGTTATCCGGAGGGCATTGCTTATGATAGCATTGCCAACAAATATTATGTGTCTTCTGCGAGGTTAGGTACCATAGGAAGCGTTACATCCGCAGGTGCCTATACTGCACTGTATACAGACCCAACACTTAAATCAAGCTACGGCCTGAAGCTGCATCCTGATGGGAAGAGCCTTTATGCCTGTATTGGCGATGCCAATTACAGCAAGTTCACTTCGCCCGACACCCGTAAAAAGATGGCGAGGCTTATAAGTATTGACATTACAACCGGTAAAAAACTGCAGGATATTGACCTTTCTACTTTAGTGCCCGGCGAACATTTCCCAAACGACCTTATTTTTGACAGCAATCGCAATGCCTATATAACAGACAGCTTTGCGAACGTAATCTACAAGGTGACACCGGAGGGAAAAGCCAACGTGTTTGCTGACAGCCCCCTTTTCAAAACGAAAGGCGTGGGTTTAAACGGTATAGTATTCCACCCCAATGGCTACCTGCTGGCATGCAGTAGCGGTACCGGCGCTGTTTATAAAATAAGCATAAGTAATCCTAAACAAGTACAAAAAGTGAGTACTGACCAGTTTTTTGTTAATGCTGATGGACTTTTACTCACTAATGCTAAAAAGCTTATACTTGTGCAAAATGGCGGTAGTGATAAAATTTATGAGCTGACATCAGAAGATGGATGGTCCAGTGCAAAACTTTCTGCATCTACGCTTGCCGCCGACCGATTTACCTATCCTTCTACAGCGACAAAAGCGATGGATAAAGTTATGGTAATGAATGCCAACTTCAGCGAATTAGTAGACAGCACTTCTGTGCCATCCCAAAAATTTGCAATCCAGCATGCAAGGCTGATGCCACTGCCAAAGAGCAAATAAATTTCTAATAATCCAATTGGATGTCAAGCATGCAGTTGTGGTGCTGGCGGGTTATAGCAACGATCTCAGAAGCTAAACCCATATGCGTGTGCGCTCCTTATAACAGTCTTTGATGTAAATGTGTACTCAAAGCTGATAATACTTTATAAAAAAGCCGCTGTAATTACAGCGGCTTTTTTATAAGCAGTTACTAACTACTCTGCAATATCCTGTTGCAGGGTATTTTCTGCTGCGTCGAAGTTAATAGCACTATACGCGGCATCACTTAGCAACATATCGGCCTCTTTTTCTTCTGCAAGGGTTTGTGTAAGCAATTTAGCCGCGTCATTCTCGCCAAGGGTTTTTGCGAATGCAATCAGCGTACCATAAGTAGCTATCTCATAATGCTCAATTTTTTGCGAGGCAGCGATTATGCCTGCATCACGCACCGGCCCGGGAGCCGTTTCTTCCAGTATGCTGTCGCCTTCTTTTAAAAGCCCGGCCATAGCTTCGCATTTTTTCCCCTCCGCCTTTTCTCCCAAAAGGTCGAAAATGGTTTCCAGGCGTACCACTTGGTTTTTGGTCACGGCAAGGTGCTCTTTAATGGTTGAGGCCAGGTGTGGCGATGTAGCATTGGCTATCATTTTAGGCAGCGCACTAACCAGTGCATTCTCCGCCCAGTAGATATCCTTCAGGGAATCAATGAAGAAGTCTTTAAGTTCTGTAGCTGCATCTCCCGCCGGGCTTACTATTAGACCGGGTTGTTTATCCTGTTCTTTTGCCTTGTTGTTAACCGGCTTTTCTGAATTTTTCATGTCTTTATTTTTAGTATGTTGTTGTTTATACTGTTGCTTCACGTGCCCAGAAACGGTGGTTGGCCATCGCTGTAATAAATTTTGCGGCAAAAGCCTGGTTGTCAACCTCACGGTCGATGATAATGCCGTCGTCTTCGTTATGAATTTTAGAGGCAAAACCGGTTCCCGAAAGCAGGTCCAGGCCGCCTGCCTGTGCACCGATTACTTTACAATGCCTATAGGCATCACTAAGAAAATCCAGCACATCGCTGTCCTGTGAAAGTTCGTTAAGATCGAGTCCGCCGGGAATATAGATAGCGTCAAACAAGACTGATGATGAAGTAAGGAACGTGAAATCGACGGCCAGCTCGCCGCCTGCATCGCCTTTTACGACACCATTATAAGGTGCAATTACGCAGCCTTTAGCGCCCTGCTTAATAAGCGCTTCTTTAATATCCAGGACAGCTTGTTCATCCACGCCATCAGCACAGACAATGGCTACCTTACGCGATTCAATTGTTGGTTTAACAGTGGGGTTGTTAATCATGCTCAGTGCGGAAGATGCTTCAACGGATGAAGGTACCGATTTCGGTTCCTGGTCCCCGCCAAGATTTTCGGGCGATACTCCATGATTCATGGGATGCTCCGGTTTAGCGGGTATAGTTAGCCTTAAGCCCGCAGCCACTTTATTAGCGAGGTCGGTATCAACTTGTGAAAGTATACCCAGCATTCGCACCCTGATGGCGGTGGTTTCTACTTTACCAAGCTCAAAGCGCAATGCTTTTACGATATGGTCTTTTTCAGTTTGTGTCTGGCTGTTATAAAACAATTTTGCCTGGCCAAAATGGTCAGAAAAGCTTTCGCTCCTGCCGCGCACCTTGTGCGCCTCTATTCTTTCATTAAAGCTGGCAAAGCCACCTTCAGCTATCTTTGCCTGGTACGGGCACCCACCACCTAATGAATTTGGTGAATAGCTAACCCTGCCTACATTGATTTCCTGGCGCATATGGCCGTCGCGTTGGTTATTGTGTACCGGTGCTACCGACCTGTTAATGGGG contains the following coding sequences:
- a CDS encoding CinA family protein; this translates as MPSEIVLQCAEAIASKGLNIAFVESATAGRMCSEFSLSPRSGDILRGGISCYEVFIKENILKVPHDLIKRYTPESAEVTASLAEHASKLFKTDFTVAVTGLTTPGGSETNEKPVGTMFIYILSRYGYIADRTVYSGTPEEIVLQTIDRAAKLLIEYINET
- a CDS encoding SDR family NAD(P)-dependent oxidoreductase, which produces MSNNQNYALITGATSGIGFELAKLFAKDNYNLVIVARSQGELESKAEEFRSQYGVEVITIAKDLFKREEAFALCQEVTAKGIQVDVLVNNAGQGAYGLFQDNDIEKELGITDLNIASLLIITKHFVKEMTARNSGKILNLASIASEVPGPWQAVYHATKAFVLSFSEALRSELKDTEITVTALQPGATDTDFFNKAGMTDSKAVQDKDSLSNPADVARDGYEALMAGKDKVVSGFKNKVQIALGNITPDTMLADQMNKQQEPVDK
- a CDS encoding YciE/YciF ferroxidase family protein, giving the protein MPNSSKQGSDGRGQRIVPAKSSAAEGLKELFIDELKDIIYAERALVKALPKMANNAFDAKLKSAIEEHVAVTERQVERLTQVFEILGESNRGKKCDAMEGLIKEGESILEDTEPGPVRDAGIISASQKIEHYEIASYGTLIAFAKILGEEEIAALLLETLEEEKDADNILTDAAYNSINLEAAEEDQA
- a CDS encoding SDR family oxidoreductase is translated as MAEGLGSGDFTPAPGLEDPTTKYVRPPFKEQKQEWPGLVSKMDPRPDHGEKSYKGSGRLKGRKALITGGDSGMGRAAAIAYAREGADVAINYYPTEEEDAKEVIALIKAEGRKAVAIPGDLRDEAFCKKLVDEAVKALGGLDILVNNAARQQTQKSILDITSEAFDATIKTNIYAPFWIIKAALPHLKAGASIIGTSSVQATDPSEDLYDYAQTKAATTNYIKSLAKQLGPKGIRVNGVAPGPIWTPLQVSGGATMEKLKGFGGDTPMGRPGQPVELASIYVQLAASDASYATGQIYGAAGGAGQP
- a CDS encoding zinc-dependent alcohol dehydrogenase gives rise to the protein MKAAVIHGPGSIKCDTIDDPKLQNPDDIILKVTTTAICGSDLHIYSGGIPQPRPMVLGHEFMGIIEEVGKNVTHLKRGDRVVVPFPVACGSCFFCNHELPGHCEHSNPEHYGPEGGLLTEKGGALFGYTDLYGGYDGGQAQYVRVPYANFGPRVVPDNLTDEQALFLTDIFPTGYTGIDWGEVKGGETVAIFGSGPVGIMAAKSAWLRGAGRVVIVDTVQYRLDKAKATAGCETILWEDGAKDVIAQIRDMTQGRGADVCVDAVGFEPDRSFLDRAKAVINLEKGSVKVLEACMSAVRRGGIVSVLGVYPTYYDNFPVGQFFDKGIILKGGQAPAHKHIDKLLSYVTEGKVVLDDIITHRLPLTEISHAYDIFNKKEDGCVKVVLDPWA
- the ligD gene encoding DNA ligase D, with the translated sequence MALDKYNQKRDASKTPEPFGGNSSDNQLRFVIQKHAASHLHYDFRLEMEGVLKSWAVPKGPSLDPEVKRLAMMVEDHPYDYRTFEGIIPQGEYGGGTVIVWDEGTYEPLESEATDKKMQEKELLHGLHSGKVKFNMKGKKLKGDFALIKAHGRGENGWLLMKLDDKYATTEDVTKKDKSVISKKTLEQVSATSTNIYGEKPAEPQQDTLKKKVAKREVKQEESKISADMLLKNSKRSKMPDKIKPMLATLVNEPFDDPDWTYEVKWDGYRSIAYINKGSVELSSRNNKSFTEKYYPLVNTMKEWTVNAVLDGEILVIGKDGKANFGALQNWRSEADGDLVYYAFDLLWYEGKDIMGLPLSERQAILKEILPTNDDHVRLSQVFTASGLEFFEAAKQMQLEGIMAKKSSSTYHPDARSKEWLKVKVNQRQEVVIGGFTKNEGSSKTFSSLLLGVYQNGKLEYVGKVGTGFNAKKQKEMMEQFKPLITDSIPFSAEPDVNKPSRFRPNPPKAKATWLKPELVCEVSFAEVTSDGVFRHPSFEGMRDDKKAKEVVRETATATEAVTKASNDSPANTKTKLVAAPKRGGKQTLLNPTEETQVKKVNGHDLKFSNLSKVYWPEEGYTKRDMFNYYYQVAEFILPYLKDRPVSLNRYPGGIHGKSFYQKDVKGKAPEWANTFPYHTSDGEDKEFLVGDNEATLLWMASLGCIEMNPWFSRTAHPDNPDYCVIDLDPSDTTTFEQVIQAAQEVKKVLDAIDVVSYVKTSGSTGIHIYIPLGAKYTYNQSQMFARLLVSIVHERLPGFTSLERKIKDRDGKMYLDFLQNRPGATIACAYSLRPKVGATVSMPLHWDEVKKGLTMKDFTISNALARIKSEGDLFKGTLGKGIEMEKALEKAQTVFY